From Tachypleus tridentatus isolate NWPU-2018 chromosome 8, ASM421037v1, whole genome shotgun sequence, a single genomic window includes:
- the LOC143222353 gene encoding chitinase-3-like protein 1 isoform X1 codes for MSTMKLLGTLLLIACCFSPRTEGTPIMTYKYRDSFPPLNDEHHDTYPVISYFEGQKHNYKVVCYFGSWAVYRPGDGKFEISYIDPFICTHLIYGFTGLGPDNKIRILDPFNDVEDNYGKGSYYHFNALKQINTNLKTLIAIGGWNEGSVKYSNMAANPASRKVFIESVVQFLKDYNFDGLDLDWEYPAARGGKPEDKQNFVTLLQEIKTEFTKYGFLLTAAVSAGKHFIDPGYDVPQISNYLDFINVMCYDYHGGWETFTGHNAPLYPRPDDNELNQILNVNFSINYWISKGAPRNKLVLGMGLYGRSFTLASSSNTSFGAPAPQRGVAGPFTREKGSLGYNEICEFQMKESWTIVQDPYYMAPYAYKGRQWVGYDDVNSIKRKVRYAKVMGLGGGMVWSIETDDFTGKCHNRQYPLLLAINEEFADPRMDLPLPPVKTPSSGIEQETESTTTSKPSTASSSTATPSTTSSTTSSTSQSTSTVGPDSQTSPGEASVVESLCTSEGTHPHHEDCAKFIQCTIDGETFVIHEFTCPYGTVFNPKTGLCEWPDNVQECSDYYYRKYALYIP; via the exons ATGTCCACAATGAAGTTGCTTGGAACATTGCTACTTATAGCATGTTGCTTTTCACCAAGAACTGAAGGAACCCCAATCATGACCTATAAGTACAGAGATTCATTTC CTCCATTGAATGATGAACACCATGATACGTACCCAGTGATCTCCTATTTCGAAGGtcaaaaacataattacaaagTGGTGTGTTACTTCGGTAGTTGGGCAGTTTATAGACCTGGAGACGGGAAGTTTGAGATTTCATATATTGACCCTTTCATCTGCACGCACTTGATATATGGTTTCACAGGCCTGGGTCCTGATAACAAAATTCGTATACTTGACCCCTTTAACGACGTGGAGGACAACTATGGAAAAG GATCTTATTATCATTTCAACGCCCTCAAACAGATCAACACGAACCTGAAAACATTGATAGCAATTGGGGGATGGAATGAAGGGTCTGTGAAGTATTCCAATATGGCCGCCAATCCAGCATCCAGAAAAGTCTTCATTGAAAGTGTGGTGCAGTTCTTAAAGGACTACAACTTCGATGGTTTGGACCTAGACTGGGAGTACCCTGCTGCTCGAGGTGGAAAACCAGAGGACAAACAAAACTTTGTGACTCTGCTTCAG GAAATCAAGACCGAGTTCACCAAGTACGGGTTTCTGTTAACTGCAGCAGTTTCAGCAGGGAAGCATTTTATCGACCCCGGATATGACGTCCCTCAAATTTCAAA CTACCTGGATTTCATCAACGTCATGTGTTATGATTATCACGGAGGTTGGGAGACTTTCACAGGTCACAACGCCCCTCTTTATCCTAGACCTGATGACAATGAACTTAACCAGATTTTGAATGTG AACTTCTCGATAAATTACTGGATTTCTAAAGGAGCTCCAAGAAACAAGCTAGTCCTTGGAATGGGTTTATATGGCCGTTCCTTCACCCTCGCCAGCTCTTCTAACACTAGCTTTGGAGCTCCAGCGCCACAGCGCGGTGTGGCTGGTCCCTTCACTAGAGAAAAGGGCTCCCTTGGGTATAATGAA ATTTGTGAATTCCAAATGAAGGAGTCCTGGACTATCGTTCAAGACCCCTATTACATGGCACCCTATGCCTATAAGGGCAGACAGTGGGTTGGATACGATGACGTAAACAGTATTAAACGAAAG GTACGATATGCTAAAGTTATGGGTCTTGGAGGTGGAATGGTTTGGTCTATCGAAACCGATGATTTTACTGGAAAATGCCATAACCGTCAGTACCCCTTACTGCTAGCTATTAATGAAGAATTTGCAGACCCTAGAATGGATCTACCTTTACCTCCTGTAAAGACCCCATCTTCAGGAATAGAGCAAGAAACTGAATCGACTACAACATCAAAGCCGTCTACAGCGTCTTCGTCAACAGCTACTCCGTCTACAACTTCATCAACGACCAGCAGCACGAGTCAGTCGACGTCTACTGTAGGACCTGACAGCCAAACATCGCCAGGGGAGGCTTCAGTCGTGGAAAGTCTCTGTACCAGCGAAGGTACCCATCCACACCATGAGGACTGTGCGAAGTTCATCCAATGTACTATTGATGGCGAAACATTCGTGATTCATGAATTTACCTGTCCATACGGTACTGTTTTCAACCCTAAAACTGGTTTGTGTGAATGGCCAGATAATGTCCAAGAATGTAGTGATTACTACTATCGGAAATACGCCCTCTACATACCATAA
- the LOC143222353 gene encoding acidic mammalian chitinase-like isoform X2 — MSTMKLLGTLLLIACCFSPRTEGTPIMTYKYRDSFPPLNDEHHDTYPVISYFEGQKHNYKVVCYFGSWAVYRPGDGKFEISYIDPFICTHLIYGFTGLGPDNKIRILDPFNDVEDNYGKGSYYHFNALKQINTNLKTLIAIGGWNEGSVKYSNMAANPASRKVFIESVVQFLKDYNFDGLDLDWEYPAARGGKPEDKQNFVTLLQEIKTEFTKYGFLLTAAVSAGKHFIDPGYDVPQISNYLDFINVMCYDYHGGWETFTGHNAPLYPRPDDNELNQILNVNFSINYWISKGAPRNKLVLGMGLYGRSFTLASSSNTSFGAPAPQRGVAGPFTREKGSLGYNEICEFQMKESWTIVQDPYYMAPYAYKGRQWVGYDDVNSIKRKRAYRLSSKPRFYIK, encoded by the exons ATGTCCACAATGAAGTTGCTTGGAACATTGCTACTTATAGCATGTTGCTTTTCACCAAGAACTGAAGGAACCCCAATCATGACCTATAAGTACAGAGATTCATTTC CTCCATTGAATGATGAACACCATGATACGTACCCAGTGATCTCCTATTTCGAAGGtcaaaaacataattacaaagTGGTGTGTTACTTCGGTAGTTGGGCAGTTTATAGACCTGGAGACGGGAAGTTTGAGATTTCATATATTGACCCTTTCATCTGCACGCACTTGATATATGGTTTCACAGGCCTGGGTCCTGATAACAAAATTCGTATACTTGACCCCTTTAACGACGTGGAGGACAACTATGGAAAAG GATCTTATTATCATTTCAACGCCCTCAAACAGATCAACACGAACCTGAAAACATTGATAGCAATTGGGGGATGGAATGAAGGGTCTGTGAAGTATTCCAATATGGCCGCCAATCCAGCATCCAGAAAAGTCTTCATTGAAAGTGTGGTGCAGTTCTTAAAGGACTACAACTTCGATGGTTTGGACCTAGACTGGGAGTACCCTGCTGCTCGAGGTGGAAAACCAGAGGACAAACAAAACTTTGTGACTCTGCTTCAG GAAATCAAGACCGAGTTCACCAAGTACGGGTTTCTGTTAACTGCAGCAGTTTCAGCAGGGAAGCATTTTATCGACCCCGGATATGACGTCCCTCAAATTTCAAA CTACCTGGATTTCATCAACGTCATGTGTTATGATTATCACGGAGGTTGGGAGACTTTCACAGGTCACAACGCCCCTCTTTATCCTAGACCTGATGACAATGAACTTAACCAGATTTTGAATGTG AACTTCTCGATAAATTACTGGATTTCTAAAGGAGCTCCAAGAAACAAGCTAGTCCTTGGAATGGGTTTATATGGCCGTTCCTTCACCCTCGCCAGCTCTTCTAACACTAGCTTTGGAGCTCCAGCGCCACAGCGCGGTGTGGCTGGTCCCTTCACTAGAGAAAAGGGCTCCCTTGGGTATAATGAA ATTTGTGAATTCCAAATGAAGGAGTCCTGGACTATCGTTCAAGACCCCTATTACATGGCACCCTATGCCTATAAGGGCAGACAGTGGGTTGGATACGATGACGTAAACAGTATTAAACGAAAG CGAGCCTATCGACTTTCTTCGAAGCCTCgtttctatataaaataa